DNA from Equus asinus isolate D_3611 breed Donkey chromosome 17, EquAss-T2T_v2, whole genome shotgun sequence:
gagacaACCTGAGCAGCAGGCGGGGTCAGGCTGCCCGCCTCTCTTCCCACCAGGGGCTCCAGGACAGCTACGCCCCCATGCCTCTGCCATCTTCCATGCCAGCCCTGCCTGGTCAGGTCTTGGCTGAGGCTGAAACTGCCCCATATCTGGGTGGAAGTGAAGAGTGGGGGGCATTCTCTCCTCTTAGCTCACCCTAACAGCCAACAGGGCACCCTAACCCAGCACAGGCACACTTATCTCATGGGGCCAAACGGGTAGCCACTTGCATGCATACATGTGCATGCCCCACACTGACACATGAACACAAGTGCATATGGAGACACAGTGCACCCTACACACAGACACAGCAGCCCCTCCACACTGGCGGCTGCGCTCAGACACTGGCACACCACTGTgactctgtctcttctctctagCCCAGTCATCACCACTGCCCCTCACTCCTGGGCAGAGAATGTCAGAGAGTCCAGGGGATCCAGACCCCTCAAGGGGCCAGGGTAGTGTTCCCTGGTCCTGGGAGTGGTGATTTGAGTTTACCAATGATGTAGGAACTGCCTTGTGTGTTCTTGGATGAGGGGGCccatcctcatctctctctctcggtaccctctttctttcctcctttatctTGGTTGGGGGCGTACCCAGCAGCAGGGACGAGCCGTCTCCCAGGGGGAACTTCTGGTAGCGGGGCACGGCCAGTGGGGCGATGGCCTGGAACTTGGGGGCCAGTAGGGGCTCAAGACGGGAGGCGCAGGGGTCGGCCGCGTGGAAGAGGTTGTAGATCTGCTCACAGGCTGGGCGCATCTGGGCCACTGGTACCCAGAAGATAAAGGGGAGAGGGGGCTCAGCTGGGCATTCTGGGAGGTAGGGGGTGTGGGAAACAGCACCCTGAccggctgtgtgaccctgagccagCACTTCCCAAACTGCATGCCCTGGGAGGTCACCAGGGTCCTGCTTAAAGTGAGACAGGCCTCGCCTTAGAAGGAATCAGAGCCTTCGATTTACTGATTCAGTTCAGGATGCAGCATTTCCCATGCCCCTTGGACCCCTTCTCATGCAGAGCATCTGTGGGCGTGAGTTCCTCCCAGTGCACTGTGGGAAACTCAACCTTAGCAAGTCCCTTCTTTCTGGGCCTCACGTTCCCCTTCTCTAGCCAGGCCACTTAATTTGTACAGTGGGGGAGGGCAAGAACACCAGCATCTCAGGTGAGACAAAAGACCAGAGGAGATGGGGGAAGGGCTGATGAAGGATGAGGCAGAACCCCTGCCCTGAGGGCTCACCCTCCAAGGCAGGCATCACAGTTTTGCGCAGAGCCAGCACCAGGCCCAACGGGGAGCCGAAGAGGAAGAAGCCAGAGACCTTGAAGTCGAGGCGGGCGGCGCTGGTGGGGCCATCCGAAGCCTCAGAGGGGGCAGCAGGCGGGCAGGAGGCTGTGCTTACCCGCCGGGGCTCCCCAGAGGAGGCAGTTGGGGGGGCCGCCTGCAGGCTACAGAGGAGGGGTGCTCAGTGCTGCTGCCTCTGCAGCCCAGCACAAGCCCAGGGCAGGAGAGCTGGGGCGGGAGCGTCACCTGTTCTGAGAGCCCTCGAGCTCTGGACTGGCCAGATCGCTGGGGGCACGctgggagggcagggctgagggtTCTGGGCTGGCCCggcccagcccctcagccccaTCTGCCAGGGGGTCCCGCGTTGGGCCAACCTCCGGGGAGAGCAGCTCATTGTTCTAGATGGAACAGGGGACAGAAATACCTTAGGCCTGAAGACAATTCAATTTCTACTTATTTGGAAGTGAGGAGAGAGGCTTGAGGTTTGGCAAGGACTCAAAGAAAGAAGGTGGTCAGAGCCCCAGAGGGGATGGAATGAGGCAGCAGGGGGACCTGACTGCAGAGAGGTTACATTCCATAGGGCAGAGACCTAGAGCCGGAGAGATACCCCCTTCCTGAAGAGGTGGGGTTGGGTGACACTGACCATGCTCCCTCTGCGGCTGCTGCCCCGGCTCCCTGTGCCTGCGCTGGCGCTATGACAGAGCGCATCAAAGCCCAGGATTCCACCGACGCCATCTCCGATTAGCACCACCTGTGCGAGAGGGTGGCACCATCAGGAGGGGCTGCAGTGAAGGCAAGAGGATGGAGGGCTCCGATGGCAAGCTTCCCAGGAACATCCCTAGCCTCTGACCTGCCCGCAGAAGCCAGCGCCCTCAGATGAGCGCAGGAAGGCGGCATAGGCCTGGTTGGTGCGGGCAATGACGGTGGCCACAGCGCCCTGGTAGCGGGAGGATGAGGTGGCCAGCAGCGGCAGGGCAGCCAGTGGGATGTGGTCCTGGGAGCGGGACAGGCTGTCACCATCATGGCTGTAGGGGCTCAGGCTGCAGAAGGAGGAAgtatggtgggtgggtggggggccgCCAGCCGGGCTACTGCCCCCTCCAAGTCCCCTTGCCCTGCTGGCAAGTCCTAGCACCATGGGCCTTTGTGGGGAGCATCAGCATGCAAGAGGCCTTTGTGATGGAGCCATTGACTAGAAACTGAGGTCCGGCCAGGTAGGTCTCTGGCCCAGGTTTATggcttccctgcctcctcccccttcccaccGTGGGGCCTCACTCAACCCAGGAGCCGCCAGGTGGCTGACTGCACCTTGGAGACCCTGTGTGTCCCCCACCCTGCCACCCAGGACCAGTACTTGGAGACAAGGGCATAGGCGGCAGCACAGATGGGTGGGCAGGGCACCAGGCGCAGCGCCACGTGGCCTAGGGCCTCGGGGAAGTGGATGCGGGTGACGGCCTCGAAGGCCAGGCTCAGCGTCTGCACGTCTGCCTGCTTGGAGTTGGCGTCTCCAGGGCCCGAGTCCAGGATGTTGCCACTGTGCAGGATGAGGAAGAGGGCGTGGACTGCACAGGCCTCGGCCCCCAGCTCCCCGGCTCCGTCCGGGCCCTGTGGGGCACAGTGGGGTGCCAGGGGTGTCAGGGTAGTGGCCCGGCCAGCAGAGGCGCAGAACTGTGATGTGGGGTGGCCGACCACACTCACCTCTGAGTCCCTGGGTGCTCGGGCCCCTTCCCCGATGTCCTTGGCGGCCTCAGCTCCAAGGTCTATAGGACAGGGGAAAGCCAGTGAAGGAGCCTGATGGGTTTGTGGGGATCCCCTTATCTGGTACTTCTGGTACCCCTGCTCTGCTGTCTGCCCGAGTGGCCCCTTGGCCCCCCAGCTTCCTCTGACCTTCTCCTCTCACCCGACTCTCCCAGGTCATTTCACAttcctgggcctttgcacattgCAGGGTCCTGCTGCTGTCAGTGATGCCTCTCCCCACAATGCCTGTTTGCCTGGAAAATTCCTTCTCATCCTACCCTATCCAATCTAgttgccactagccacatgtgcctaTTTAAATTGAAATGAGTGAAAGTACAATAcaaaattcagctcctcagtcacacttgccacatttcaagtgcttgacagccacatgtggctaatggctagaacacttccatcatcacagaaaggtCTGGTGGACGGAGCTGGTGCACTCCTTCAAAATCCAGCTTAGACATCACCTCCCACGTGAAGCCTTCCTGGACTCCAAATTAATTCCTCCATTCTTTGTGCTGTGTCTGAACCGTGAATACACTCCAGCCacgcatccatccatccacccattacCCATTCAGTATTCATCCGTGTATTTAACAAGCACCCTCTCTGGATTGCCATTCGTCTTAAGACCTCATTAAACTTAGGACTGAGTTGTTCTCTCAGTCCCCACTGCATACGGGGTGCTGGTGGCTGGCCACCTGGTGCAGGATCTTTACCTGGCGCCCCCTCCGCCTCCATAGGAGAGGCAAAGGCATCGATGAAATCATTGGAGTTCCACTTGGTCATCTCCTTGGGAAAGACCTCGTCACTGTCCGAGAAGCCTTCTGAAGGGAGAAGGGGCTGTGTCATGGGGGGTAGGAGCTGCTGAGGGACAGCCCCACCCCCCAAATGCGGCTGCAGCGCTGACCGTGGGCATCAAAGAACTCCTCCTCGGAGCTGTTCTCAGAGTCTCGGGCGATGTTCTGCATGCGCCACTCGGACAGGCTCTGGGGAGACACGCCTCCTGCAGGGCCACATCAGCCTCAGCCTGAGAGTCCAGCCTGAGGGTCGCTTCCTCCTGTCCCCGTGCCCCAGCCTCACCTCCATGCTGGGACGAGTAGGAGGAACGGGAGGATGAGGACCACTGCTTGCTGAAGCTGGCATCCGGTGAGGCATCAGGGCCAGGGGGGGCCTCGGGCCCATCGGGGGTGCCAGCATGGCTGGCCCCAGCCCGGGTCTCGGTACTTGGCTTCCCAGGGGGCTGGGCCTCAGGCCCCTCACTGCCCATGTTGCACTTGGCCATGCGCTGTGCCAGCATGCGGGCAGTCTCTTCCTCCAGTGCTCGGATGTCAGCCATGCTCAGCTCTGTCCACTCATCCTGCCAGCACCAGGCCTGGCGGTGGGCCCGCAGCATCACCCGGCGCAGACCTGTAGGTGCCCAGGCATCAGAGCCTTGCTCCCCTGCTCCCGGGTTCTCTGCTGCTGCAGCCGCATGCCCAGCCCTTGAGCTCGGGTAATGGCTCCCCTGGGCACACCCCCCACCCAGAGCCACAAAGTAGGGCGGGGCAAGTGCCATCCAGGAGATGGGAGTGGAAATGGGCACATCTGTCTTCCTGCCTCACTTCCCTCCCTGCCCACTGCTTCTTCTATCCCTCTGGACACCCCAACTCTGAGCACAGACCCCATCCCAACACCCTGGGAAGCTGGGACCAATGCTTGTTCTCCCTCTCTTTCAGCTGGCTTCCTGCTGACTTCCTCAGAGGAGTTAACAATCAAGGCATTAACAGTTAATGAAATTGTTGATGGTTAATGAAGGTATTAATAGTTAATGGGAGTGTTGGCACTTAGTGAAAGTTGTAGCGAAAGATGATACCCATTCAGGATATTTTCATCCTAAGCAGAGGAATAAAGTTAGAAACTTCCATAtctagaaaataaagtaataatggtTGAATTATCGTTATAAACTTCTGGAAGGAAATATATCAGAATCTTAATAGTGGTTATATGTgagtgattttcattttgttatttgtgcttttttggtatttttccaaGTGCAAGACAAAGAGCCTGTATTACTCTTtgagctcaatttcctcatctgtaaagtgggaataataaaagTCCTTACCTTGAGGGTGTTGTGGGGTCAAAGGAGATCTTGCATGAAAAGTGATTAGCAAAGGATCTGGCAAGTGTGATCATTAGGTCAATGTGAGCTCTTAATGTCTGGCCCGACCTCCTCTGcgtttacagaagagaaaattacgGAGAAGAGGTGGGAAGTGGCTGGAGGTTCCAGGACAGTCTATAGCGGAGTGGAACCCAGGCCCCTGGACGCCCCCATCCAGGGATCATCCTACCAGCAGGTGGCCCATCCTCAGACCcgggaggtggggcagggctgAACTGCAGAAGCTGAGGGGTTAGGTTTAGCGGGGTGTGAAACAGGGGCTCCTGGAGACCAGGATGGGACTCTGGGAGCCGAGGGTGGGAGGGACCTTGAGAGAATGACATCAGAGTCACAGCCTTAGCCTGCGCTCCTTAGCATGTTGCCTCCTGAGAGTCTCTAAGTCTCACTCAACTCATAGAACATTGGAGAATCTTAGAATCTTAATGGATTAGAAGCAGCATCTCTGTCAGAGCTGGCATCGACCTCAGAGATCATGTTGCCAGCTTCTTGCCTTCTGACTCTTACTGTGCTTCAAGGCTAGGCTCCCGCGACCCCCCGCCAGGCTCTGCTGCTCCCCTCTGCCTCAGTGCTCACACATCAAATGGAAGTGATGGCTTTATGCTTCTGTGTCCCCCGTAGACGGGGAGCATCCATGGCTCAAACCCGGGGCCTGGTGCATGCTGGGTAAATGGAACCTCCCGCGGCTGGGCGCTCACCAACATCGTGGATGAACTGCTCAATCTTGGCCTGCATGCCCCAGTAGCGGAACTCGACCTTGCACAGCTTATAGGCGCACATGAGGGGACCCGTCTGGGCCGCGGTACGCGCCCAGTCATCAGCCAGTGGCCCCCGGCCCGTCTTGGCTGAGCGGTACAGCCGGGGGTCCTCTTCTGCTTTGTACTCGCCTGGGGCCACGGCATCCCGCACGATGTCGATGGTGTCTGAGGGGGTTCCAGCAGCACTGAGCAATGcctgccccctccagcccctgccgcCCCTTTCCCgcctggggtgggagggcagccttTCACAGACAGGAAGCCGAGTCCAGGAGAAAGCCTGGGACTTGGCAGAGGCTGCCCGTCAAGGCAGGAGGTGGCCTGAGAGGGGCTCAGGGGTCCCCCCACTGGCTCCAGGCCTCACCCAGGATGCGCTGTCTCCTCTCAGCCCCGCTCAGGTTGAAGACGTTTGGCTGCTGCCCCCCATCAGGCAGGTAATAGGTCTCTATTTCAATGGAGAATTTCTCCACAAAGGGGCAAGTGTacctgggcagagggcaggggtgaGGGTCACTACTGTGCCCACCAGGGCTGTTCCCCTCGTGGCCCCAGGCGTGCCCCCTGACTCACCGGGTCCGGGTGTAGGGATAAGCGTTCCAGGattcctcctccacctgcagGGCGGCCTTGGGCAGCAGGGCCCGGAACCAGCCTGGGATGTGGGAGCCCACGTGGTACACCTTGTGTGTGTATTGCCCGCTGCCGCCAGGCCCATCCGTGTAGGGCCGGTTGGCCAGGATCTCCACACCGCTGCCCTCGCCACTTGACTCCTCCCGGCTCTTTTTCTgtagcacagggcagagcagaagAGGCAGCTCAGCCCCAGCTCAGCTCCTGGGGCCCCCAGCTTGGCCTAGCCCCCTGTGCAGCTCTGGGGCCCTAGTCGCAGCCTTTCCAACTCCCTGAAACCTGACCGTGGCCCCCTGCAGCTCCTGGGCTCAGGATCACAGCCACTGTCCAGTCCTCCACAGGGTTTGGCAACCCGGTGCTCAGTCAttcaagtatttactgaatgtctGCTGTATTCCAGGCATTGTTTGGATTATAGTAATTGGGATCTGTTGATGAAAGAACAAAGACCCCCGCCTGCCCTTGTGGAATTTACGTTCTAGTAGAGGGAGACAGGTAACAAAGAAAGCAAATTATATGGTATCGGAAGGCAGTAAGTGCCATGGGAAAAAGCATAGAATAGGGTCAGGGGCATCGAGTTGGGAGTTGCAATTTTGATCGGATGGTGAGGGAAGGTGTCATTGAGAAGATGACATGACCGTGATTTGAACATGATGAAGCGGGTGGAGGCTGTGGAGCGCATGTGGGGTAGGGGGacgtattccaggcagaggggcagcCGCTGCAGGCTCCTGAGGTGGGAGCAGGCTTCATGTGCTCCAGGCCCAGCGAGGAGGCCAGggtggaaggatggaggagagtAAAAGGGGCCCCAGCTCTCTGAGGACCTGACCTGGTCCCCTCCCTCGCTGGACCCCAATACCAGCTCCTGCCACACCTCTCCTAGTTTGAGAGCATCAGCTCCTGCCCTTTTATAGCTCTGGAGCCTGAACTTGGCCCACTCGACCGCTTGAGGCTGGGTCCTGGCCCTCTTGCCTCTGCAGACGGATCTTACATTTCTGGCGAACACATCTGGAGCAGGCCTCTCTGAGGGCCTGCAccaaccctctcccctccctgagaGCCTGCCGTGGCTCACTCTGCTCACAGCCCAAGCCCAGGGCCCTACCCGCTTCTTCTTAGCCTAGCCCCCTCCACCACCCTCTGAGGTCCCCGCCTGCCCCTCTCTGTCACAGTTTTTGGGGCCTGATCCTTATGCCATCTCCCTGACCACCTGGGGTTGCCAAGATCCTACCCTCTGGGGACTCCCTCCCAGCCTTCTCTACCACTTGgcacccctcctctctcctcatcaCTCTTGCCTCCTCATGCTCTCCTTTCCCTACCCCCATGGGATTAGATCCTAaggaggattaaaggagatcaGACGTTGGCTGAGCGTCCACCACCGGCTGGGCACTTGGGGGATGGGGTGGCACCACTAGGCCCTTCTGTCCCGGTCCCCTGCCCTCTACATCCGAAAGGggacctctctctcctcctccggCCTCTGATCCCTTCCAAGCCCCGGAGCAGGATTGGCGGGTGTTGCGCTGGGCCTGGCCCCTTGTCCCAGGTGCGGTTACCCCATCATGAAGTATGGCCCCCTCCATCTCCTGTTTCCCACCGCCCTCACCTGGATCATGTAGAGCTGGGCCACCTGGTACTCGTCCAAGCTCATGGGCAGCAGAATGTGGTACTCCTTGATCAGCATCCTGAAGGCTCTCGGCCAGCCGCGCGCGGCCTCCGCTCCGCCTGGCGCAGGGCACCGCGCGGCCGTCAGTgcggggcggcggcgcgcggcCCCGAGCCCTGCGCGCGGGCCGAGGGGCTCGGGCCGCGGGACCCCATGCCCGGGCCCGCCAACGGGGAGGCAGAGGCGAGCCCAGCGCCGCCGCCAGCGCCGCCGGGGGCCGGGAGCCGCAGCGAGGCTGAGCGCTGACCTCTTTTCCtcgcagcccccgccccccgcccgctCGTCACCATGGCAACCGCGCGCTGACGCGGGCCCCTCGGAGCGGCGGCCCCGGGCCGGTGGGCTCTCCCAGCCTCTCCGGCCGCGACCGCGTCCTAAGCCCCCTGGAAACAGCATCCTTCGGGGACCCGCCCCCAGGAGCGCCGGGCCCCTCCTTCCGTGTCCGCCTTCCACACCCGGCCCCTGGGGGCCGCCCCCTGCATCCCTTTCCCAGAGTCAGTTGGGTCCCGTGTCCCCCACTCTAGACGTCCACTTCGGACCTTGCCCCCGGGGTGTCTCTCCGCGGAGCAGCCCCTTGCGCCCCTCCTCTTAGCATCTCTGTCAGTGTTCCCCACCCCCCGCATCCGAACCTACCTTCCAGGACTAGATTACTAACCCCTCCGCCCCCCGGACCTGCCTTCCTCACTCCGGCTGGCAGCCCAGACCTCAACTTCCCTTTCCCCAGCATCCTTCCTGGACCCCCGGCACTTGTCTATGCAGCCATCCCACCATCGTTCCTGGGGTTGACTCCTTCGGACCGAGGCAAGAGTGGCTCCACTTGGTATCCCACGGGCCCCTTCCCAGGGAGCCCCGCTCCGCCCACCTGCGCCCGGTTTCGCTGCGGGCACCCCTCCCACCTGTCCGCCACCTCGCACCCCGCGAGCAGGCGAGAGGCCGCGCTGTCCCCACTTCCCTGTGCTCCGCGGCGTCCCCGTCCCCCGCCGCGCTCTTGGCCCGCCTGCCGACGTCCCGACTCACCTCTAGTTTAGGGCGGGCGCCCCCCACCCGATGCGGGCGAGGACGGACAGGCCGTGGGTCGGAGCCCGGGGCGCCCTCCGCCTCGGCCTCAGGTTCCAGCAGTGGCCGGACCCTCTGGAGGCGCAGCGCGGGCCCATGGCCCCGACCTTCCTCCGGGTCCGCCCGCAGGCGCCCCTGCCGTCCCTCCCCGCCGCCGCGCGTCACTGCGGCCGCCCCGCCCCCTTCCTGGGCCCGGCTGGCCCTCCCCACCCTTGCGGGGTCCGGGCAGCCCCGCCCGCGGCGgcctctgccttccttccccaaggcaGCGGGGAAGAGGCCGGTCTCCGAATGCGGGCGCTTTTTACTCCCTCTGTGCTCTCTGGGATCCCCGAAACCCTCCAGGTTCCCATCTCCACTCTGGCCGGGCCCTCCGGTTTGCTATGGAAATACGGCAAGCTCCCATCCCCACGCCTTGAACCTGGGACCCAGGGTAGGGGAAATGCCGCACGGcgccccttccctgccccagtcTGGTCACAAGCTTGCCTCTGACTTGCCTCTACCCAGGGGCTGGGGTTCCAGCACCCCAGGCCTCTAGGGTCATTCAGCTACACACCCAGGCAGAGGGCTGCAGGCACTCCGAATCCTTGGGATAGCCCCCGAAGGGGGCCCCACCTATACCTTCCGGGTCTACAAGTCTGGCCAACCAGGCACCAGACCCTGGGCAAAGGCTGAGACACGCGAGGGCTGGGCTCATGGGACCACACCCAGTCTGCTAGAAGGCGCTGGGACAGTGGATGGCAGCACCCAGCTGGGTCTCACCCATGCTGGAAGCCAGTCCTCTCCCCTTGGCTCtgcttcccaggggctgggggagggaagcagcagcgaccccccccccccctctGAGGAGTCTGAGACCCCGTGTattcagagcctcccagggctGATCGAGAGTTTAGGATGTTGGGGCATGTAAGGGTGTGGCTTAAGTGAAATGGCATTTCCACCCTCCAGGCATCAAGGCCCATCCAGAGGATCCAGGCCCAGGCTGGTGACATTGCCCTCCCGCTGTGGAGGCAGCCGAGGCCCTGCACTGCCCCCTGGTGGCAGCACGCGATGGAGAGCAGGGCTCTCAGCTACAGAGCTCAACTCTTTCCACTACTTCCAGCTGGGAAGCTTGAGGGCGAGAGACGGGCAGGGTTCCACCAAGGTCAATGGCCAGCTGGGGCAAGGCCAACTGTCAGCCTCTCTCTCACCCACTGGACAGGCCCTTCCCCCTCCCCGAGGCTCCTCTCGCCTTCTTTCTTCCTAGCCCTCCCGGGCTTAGCAGAAGTACCAAACTCAAAGATGAAGAGCTGAGAGAACAACtccaaattatcttttatttatacaAAAAGGGCATGTTTAGCAAAAGACACACTGAGAAAAGAGTCGCTGTGGCCCAGGAGACAAGGCAGGGAGGTGACAGGCCTTTTGAGGGCCCGCTGGGGAAGAAGGGGTCTGGGAGAAGTGGTGAGAAGTCCTGGGCAAGTGCTGAGTGGTGGGGGCCACCGAAGGGAGAAAGCTCCAGTTGGATCAGCACTGTTGGCAGGTCATGGGTGAAACTCACAGTGACCTCGCTGCTAACTCTCGTGGGGGTCCCAGTTAGTGCTGCCGACT
Protein-coding regions in this window:
- the PITPNM1 gene encoding membrane-associated phosphatidylinositol transfer protein 1 isoform X1 produces the protein MLIKEYHILLPMSLDEYQVAQLYMIQKKSREESSGEGSGVEILANRPYTDGPGGSGQYTHKVYHVGSHIPGWFRALLPKAALQVEEESWNAYPYTRTRYTCPFVEKFSIEIETYYLPDGGQQPNVFNLSGAERRQRILDTIDIVRDAVAPGEYKAEEDPRLYRSAKTGRGPLADDWARTAAQTGPLMCAYKLCKVEFRYWGMQAKIEQFIHDVGLRRVMLRAHRQAWCWQDEWTELSMADIRALEEETARMLAQRMAKCNMGSEGPEAQPPGKPSTETRAGASHAGTPDGPEAPPGPDASPDASFSKQWSSSSRSSYSSQHGGGVSPQSLSEWRMQNIARDSENSSEEEFFDAHEGFSDSDEVFPKEMTKWNSNDFIDAFASPMEAEGAPDLGAEAAKDIGEGARAPRDSEGPDGAGELGAEACAVHALFLILHSGNILDSGPGDANSKQADVQTLSLAFEAVTRIHFPEALGHVALRLVPCPPICAAAYALVSNLSPYSHDGDSLSRSQDHIPLAALPLLATSSSRYQGAVATVIARTNQAYAAFLRSSEGAGFCGQVVLIGDGVGGILGFDALCHSASAGTGSRGSSRRGSMNNELLSPEVGPTRDPLADGAEGLGRASPEPSALPSQRAPSDLASPELEGSQNSLQAAPPTASSGEPRRVSTASCPPAAPSEASDGPTSAARLDFKVSGFFLFGSPLGLVLALRKTVMPALEVAQMRPACEQIYNLFHAADPCASRLEPLLAPKFQAIAPLAVPRYQKFPLGDGSSLLLADTLQTHSGLFLEELETLVPSTPTSASGAFWKGSELGTEPPAQPAAPSTTSEVVKILERWWGTKRIDYSLYCPEALTAFPTVTLPHLFHASYWESADVVAFILRQVIEKERPQLTECEEPSIYSPAFPREKWQRKRTQVKIRNVTSNHRASDTVVCEGRPQVLNGRFMYGPLDVVTLTGEKVDVYIMTQPLSGKWIHFGTEVTNSSGRLTFPVPTERALGIGVYPVRMVVRGDHTYAECCLTVVARGTEAVVFSIDGSFTASVSIMGSDPKVRAGAVDVVRHWQDAGYLIVYVTGRPDMQKHRVVAWLSQHNFPHGVVSFCDGLTHDPLRQKAMFLQSLVQEVELNIVAGYGSPKDVAVYAALGLSPSQTYIVGRAVRKLQAQCQFLSDGYVAHLGQLEAGSHPHAPAAPSRATLAKSSYGGAAPVDFLRKQSQLLRSRGPSQAEREGPGTPPTTLARGKARSVSLKLDSEE
- the PITPNM1 gene encoding membrane-associated phosphatidylinositol transfer protein 1 isoform X2, with the translated sequence MLIKEYHILLPMSLDEYQVAQLYMIQKKSREESSGEGSGVEILANRPYTDGPGGSGQYTHKVYHVGSHIPGWFRALLPKAALQVEEESWNAYPYTRTRYTCPFVEKFSIEIETYYLPDGGQQPNVFNLSGAERRQRILDTIDIVRDAVAPGEYKAEEDPRLYRSAKTGRGPLADDWARTAAQTGPLMCAYKLCKVEFRYWGMQAKIEQFIHDVGLRRVMLRAHRQAWCWQDEWTELSMADIRALEEETARMLAQRMAKCNMGSEGPEAQPPGKPSTETRAGASHAGTPDGPEAPPGPDASPDASFSKQWSSSSRSSYSSQHGGGVSPQSLSEWRMQNIARDSENSSEEEFFDAHEGFSDSDEVFPKEMTKWNSNDFIDAFASPMEAEGAPDLGAEAAKDIGEGARAPRDSEGPDGAGELGAEACAVHALFLILHSGNILDSGPGDANSKQADVQTLSLAFEAVTRIHFPEALGHVALRLVPCPPICAAAYALVSNLSPYSHDGDSLSRSQDHIPLAALPLLATSSSRYQGAVATVIARTNQAYAAFLRSSEGAGFCGQVVLIGDGVGGILGFDALCHSASAGTGSRGSSRRGSMNNELLSPEVGPTRDPLADGAEGLGRASPEPSALPSQRAPSDLASPELEGSQNSLQAAPPTASSGEPRRVSTASCPPAAPSEASDGPTSAARLDFKVSGFFLFGSPLGLVLALRKTVMPALEADTLQTHSGLFLEELETLVPSTPTSASGAFWKGSELGTEPPAQPAAPSTTSEVVKILERWWGTKRIDYSLYCPEALTAFPTVTLPHLFHASYWESADVVAFILRQVIEKERPQLTECEEPSIYSPAFPREKWQRKRTQVKIRNVTSNHRASDTVVCEGRPQVLNGRFMYGPLDVVTLTGEKVDVYIMTQPLSGKWIHFGTEVTNSSGRLTFPVPTERALGIGVYPVRMVVRGDHTYAECCLTVVARGTEAVVFSIDGSFTASVSIMGSDPKVRAGAVDVVRHWQDAGYLIVYVTGRPDMQKHRVVAWLSQHNFPHGVVSFCDGLTHDPLRQKAMFLQSLVQEVELNIVAGYGSPKDVAVYAALGLSPSQTYIVGRAVRKLQAQCQFLSDGYVAHLGQLEAGSHPHAPAAPSRATLAKSSYGGAAPVDFLRKQSQLLRSRGPSQAEREGPGTPPTTLARGKARSVSLKLDSEE